One region of Collinsella aerofaciens ATCC 25986 genomic DNA includes:
- a CDS encoding nitroreductase family protein — METIEALIHRRSCRNYSDRPVEAEKLARIIEAGQYAPSGMGRQPVTFVAVTDPATVERLSQLNAQVMGSNSDPFYGAKTVVVVLVDRSVPTHLEDGSLAMGNLLNAAYALGVDSCWIHRAHEVFDSPEGLELLASWGLPADGSLRGVGNCILGYAEDTLPEPKPRRDNIIYVR; from the coding sequence ATGGAGACTATCGAAGCACTCATTCACCGCCGCAGCTGCCGCAACTACAGCGATCGTCCCGTCGAGGCCGAAAAGCTTGCACGCATTATCGAAGCCGGCCAATATGCACCGAGCGGCATGGGCCGCCAGCCGGTGACGTTTGTCGCCGTCACCGACCCCGCGACCGTCGAGCGTCTCTCGCAGCTCAACGCGCAAGTCATGGGCAGCAACAGCGACCCCTTCTATGGCGCCAAGACCGTTGTGGTGGTGCTGGTTGACCGCAGCGTGCCCACACATCTGGAAGACGGCTCGCTCGCCATGGGCAACTTGCTCAACGCCGCTTATGCGCTGGGCGTTGATTCGTGCTGGATTCACCGCGCGCATGAGGTCTTTGACTCGCCCGAGGGCCTGGAGCTGCTGGCCAGCTGGGGCCTGCCCGCCGACGGCAGCCTGCGCGGTGTCGGTAACTGCATTCTTGGCTACGCCGAGGACACGCTA
- a CDS encoding MarR family winged helix-turn-helix transcriptional regulator encodes MNSAVTLVDFDRLLNGLDHIYSEFSRACGLSDCAYWMLVDTSTAGGSIAVSRLTSEWFYSKQTINSAIKTLTARGFATLEFAEGSRKNKVVSLTEEGRRFAERYALPALKAEQRAFGALEPCEQREIMRLIGKFSQVLGEECETFKRHIAAESQAENQGEGESCDC; translated from the coding sequence ATGAATAGTGCGGTTACACTGGTCGACTTCGACCGGTTGCTCAATGGACTCGACCATATCTATTCGGAGTTCTCGCGCGCCTGCGGCCTTTCGGACTGCGCTTACTGGATGCTCGTTGATACCAGCACGGCGGGCGGCAGTATTGCCGTAAGCCGTCTGACAAGCGAATGGTTCTACAGCAAGCAGACCATCAACTCGGCAATTAAAACCTTGACGGCGCGGGGCTTCGCAACGTTGGAGTTTGCCGAAGGCAGTCGTAAGAACAAGGTTGTGAGCCTGACCGAAGAGGGCAGGCGATTTGCCGAGCGTTATGCGCTGCCGGCACTCAAGGCCGAGCAGCGAGCCTTTGGCGCGCTTGAGCCGTGTGAGCAGCGCGAGATTATGCGCTTGATCGGCAAATTCTCTCAGGTGCTCGGCGAGGAGTGCGAGACATTTAAGCGGCATATCGCTGCCGAGAGCCAAGCCGAGAATCAAGGTGAGGGGGAGTCGTGCGACTGTTAA